In one Nitrososphaera viennensis EN76 genomic region, the following are encoded:
- the asnB gene encoding asparagine synthase (glutamine-hydrolyzing), whose product MCGIAGVLSKRGGNVAPLVGSMLFSMASRGPDGAGVSFEGQVIRSQSVADLDLGKMCAQSVIGHSRLAIVGGTCGTQPFRSCDSRLTLEHNGEIYNYKELKARIEGRHTFTTETDSEVIVHLLEEHYNNSCRDLLEAVRRTVAELDGVYALAIRDEATDTTVLVRDRLGVRPMYYAENEQMVAFASERKALWAVGFKEPTLRVLPGHALVIEKACTKPQVQVAGLLKARVMHRTMASAVAAYEDALVAAMKKRTQDVQRIGIIFSGGIDSVLVAYLASKMVPEVICYTCGVEGSSDLEFARQIADTLGLKLKANELSQDRVEQLVPELIRVIEESNAGQIEVALPVYGAVELAKKDGIRIMLTGQGADELFAGYNWYSCVAEREGYRKLRRRMAQDLSLLYKETLEREDKITMAHSIELREPYLDLYVVKASMEADLRLNVRPGDRFGKRVHRRLAERLGIPHDVAFRVKEAAQHGSGMHDMLEAVARKNGFDEEAITARYLTELQSKEKMGSSQRYGYLFEKESKLWVAEPHVQMYLDSIVHKGA is encoded by the coding sequence ATGTGTGGAATTGCAGGTGTATTGAGTAAACGTGGAGGGAACGTCGCGCCGCTTGTCGGCTCGATGCTTTTTAGCATGGCAAGCCGCGGGCCGGACGGCGCCGGCGTCTCTTTTGAAGGACAAGTGATACGTTCGCAATCAGTGGCAGACCTTGACCTTGGCAAGATGTGCGCGCAGAGCGTTATCGGCCATTCGAGGCTTGCCATCGTGGGAGGGACGTGCGGGACCCAGCCTTTCAGGAGCTGCGACAGCAGGCTGACTCTGGAGCACAACGGCGAGATATACAACTACAAAGAGCTAAAAGCGCGAATCGAGGGGCGCCACACCTTTACGACAGAAACCGACAGCGAAGTCATAGTGCACCTGCTTGAAGAGCATTACAACAACTCCTGCCGCGACCTCCTTGAAGCAGTCAGGAGGACCGTGGCGGAGCTTGATGGGGTCTATGCGCTTGCGATACGGGACGAAGCAACGGACACCACCGTGCTTGTGAGGGACAGGCTTGGGGTCAGGCCGATGTACTATGCGGAAAACGAGCAGATGGTGGCGTTTGCGTCAGAGCGCAAGGCGCTGTGGGCGGTGGGCTTTAAGGAGCCTACTCTGCGCGTGCTTCCCGGCCACGCACTCGTCATTGAAAAGGCCTGCACAAAGCCGCAGGTGCAGGTAGCCGGCCTGCTAAAGGCGCGGGTCATGCACAGGACAATGGCTTCTGCGGTTGCCGCCTATGAAGACGCGCTTGTCGCCGCGATGAAAAAACGCACGCAGGACGTGCAGCGCATAGGGATAATATTTTCCGGCGGCATCGACAGCGTGCTCGTGGCATACCTTGCAAGCAAGATGGTGCCTGAAGTGATCTGCTACACCTGCGGAGTGGAAGGGTCAAGCGACCTAGAGTTTGCGCGCCAGATTGCAGACACGCTTGGGCTGAAGCTTAAAGCAAACGAGCTTTCGCAGGACAGGGTCGAGCAGCTGGTGCCAGAGCTAATCCGGGTCATTGAGGAAAGCAACGCTGGCCAGATAGAAGTCGCCCTGCCCGTGTACGGCGCGGTCGAGCTTGCCAAGAAGGACGGGATACGCATAATGCTGACAGGACAGGGTGCCGACGAGCTTTTTGCCGGCTACAACTGGTACTCGTGCGTGGCCGAGCGCGAAGGCTACCGCAAGCTGCGCAGGCGCATGGCGCAGGACCTTTCGCTCCTGTACAAGGAGACGCTGGAGCGCGAGGACAAGATAACGATGGCGCACAGCATAGAGCTGCGCGAGCCGTACCTTGACCTGTACGTCGTCAAGGCATCGATGGAGGCAGACCTGCGCCTAAACGTCAGGCCAGGCGACAGGTTTGGCAAGCGCGTCCACCGCAGACTTGCAGAAAGGCTGGGCATACCGCACGATGTCGCCTTCAGGGTCAAAGAGGCCGCCCAGCACGGCTCTGGAATGCACGACATGCTTGAAGCCGTGGCAAGGAAGAACGGCTTTGACGAAGAGGCGATAACGGCGCGCTACCTTACAGAACTGCAGTCAAAGGAAAAGATGGGAAGCTCGCAAAGGTACGGGTACCTGTTTGAAAAAGAGAGCAAGCTGTGGGTCGCGGAGCCGCACGTGCAGATGTACCTTGACAGCATCGTGCACAAGGGGGCATAG
- the uvrB gene encoding excinuclease ABC subunit UvrB — MLSATGRFRLADVFAPSGDQPEAIEKLAKNVQKGGRQTLLGVTGSGKTFTIANVIARTNKNTLVISHNKTLAAQLYAEFKEFFPENNVGYFVSFYDYYQPESYIPQTDTYIEKDTEVNEKIEKMRLEATAMLMSGEPTIIVATVSCIYSLGSPKEWEGSSIALARGDMIDRKAIIKSLIDARYERNDLALVPGTFRAKGDTIDIIPGYSDDVIRVSMFGDEIERISIHDHVSMKKLREAGAVRIFPAKHYITAEEAREHAVRSIKSELQEWLPRLPSELEKQRLASRTKYDLEMIEELGYCSGIENYSRHFDGRRPGEPPFCLLDFFGDDFLLVIDESHVTIPQLHGMHNGDHTRKKSLVDFGFRLPSAFDNRPLKFEEFEKYLKNTVFVSATPGPYELKTSRQVVEQLVRPTGLVDPKVEVRPTKNQMDDLIREIKARAKRDQRTLVTTLTKRMAEDLAEFLAKNEVRVRYLHSEIEGLERTELIRQLRLGEFDVIVGINLLREGLDIPEVSLVAILDADKEGFLRNTTSLIQTFGRAARNLDGMVILYSDRMTESMEEAIEETERRRKRQIDYNRRHKITPKTIVKPVPESTAPGEVAEAAETKSMTRRDLLKLAIETEATMKKYAEELEFEKAIMFREKLARIKRALGDVTPVTEVS; from the coding sequence TTGCTCTCAGCCACAGGAAGATTCCGCCTTGCAGACGTGTTTGCCCCCAGCGGCGACCAGCCGGAGGCCATAGAAAAGCTGGCAAAGAACGTGCAAAAGGGCGGGAGGCAGACACTCCTTGGCGTGACAGGAAGCGGCAAGACGTTTACCATTGCAAACGTCATTGCAAGGACAAACAAGAACACGCTTGTCATATCGCACAACAAGACGCTTGCGGCGCAGCTGTACGCCGAGTTCAAGGAATTCTTTCCTGAAAACAACGTCGGATATTTCGTCAGCTTTTACGACTATTACCAGCCGGAAAGCTATATCCCGCAGACAGACACGTACATCGAAAAGGACACGGAGGTCAACGAAAAGATTGAAAAGATGCGCCTTGAGGCTACCGCGATGCTCATGTCCGGCGAGCCCACCATCATAGTCGCGACCGTTTCGTGCATATACTCGCTTGGCTCACCAAAAGAGTGGGAGGGCAGCTCGATCGCCCTTGCCAGGGGAGACATGATCGACAGAAAGGCGATAATAAAGAGCCTCATAGACGCGCGCTATGAGCGAAACGACCTTGCGCTTGTCCCCGGCACGTTTCGCGCAAAGGGCGACACGATTGACATCATACCCGGCTACTCTGACGACGTTATCCGCGTATCCATGTTTGGCGACGAAATAGAGAGGATAAGCATCCACGACCACGTCAGCATGAAAAAGCTGCGCGAGGCAGGCGCTGTGAGGATATTTCCGGCGAAGCACTACATCACCGCAGAGGAGGCCCGCGAGCACGCAGTCAGGTCGATAAAGAGCGAACTGCAAGAGTGGCTGCCGCGGCTGCCCTCTGAACTTGAAAAGCAGCGCCTCGCCTCAAGGACGAAATATGATTTAGAGATGATAGAGGAGCTTGGCTACTGCTCTGGCATCGAGAACTATTCCCGCCACTTTGACGGGAGAAGGCCGGGCGAGCCGCCGTTCTGCCTTCTTGACTTTTTCGGCGACGACTTTCTCCTTGTAATAGACGAGTCGCACGTCACGATTCCGCAGCTGCACGGCATGCATAACGGCGACCACACGCGAAAAAAGTCGCTCGTGGACTTTGGCTTCCGGCTGCCAAGCGCGTTTGACAACCGCCCCCTGAAGTTTGAAGAGTTTGAGAAATACCTGAAAAACACGGTGTTTGTCTCTGCCACGCCGGGCCCGTACGAGCTAAAGACGAGCAGGCAAGTCGTTGAACAGCTAGTAAGGCCGACGGGGCTTGTGGACCCCAAGGTGGAGGTCAGGCCGACGAAAAACCAGATGGACGACCTCATCCGTGAAATAAAAGCCAGGGCAAAGCGCGACCAGCGCACGCTCGTGACAACCCTCACAAAGAGGATGGCAGAGGACCTTGCAGAATTCCTGGCGAAAAACGAGGTGCGCGTGCGCTACCTCCACTCCGAGATAGAGGGGCTGGAGCGCACAGAATTGATAAGGCAACTGCGCCTCGGCGAATTTGACGTAATAGTGGGAATCAACCTGCTGAGGGAAGGCCTTGACATCCCGGAGGTCTCGCTCGTGGCGATACTTGACGCTGACAAGGAAGGCTTTTTGCGCAACACGACCAGCCTGATACAGACCTTTGGCAGGGCGGCCAGGAACCTTGACGGCATGGTGATACTGTATTCCGACAGGATGACAGAATCGATGGAGGAGGCTATCGAGGAGACGGAGCGCAGGCGCAAGCGCCAGATTGACTACAACAGGCGCCACAAGATAACTCCAAAGACGATCGTCAAGCCGGTGCCAGAAAGCACGGCGCCCGGTGAAGTTGCCGAGGCGGCAGAGACAAAGTCGATGACCCGGCGCGACCTGCTAAAGCTTGCGATAGAGACAGAGGCGACAATGAAGAAATATGCCGAGGAGCTAGAGTTTGAGAAGGCGATAATGTTCCGGGAAAAGCTGGCAAGGATAAAAAGGGCGCTTGGCGACGTGACGCCTGTCACTGAGGTGTCCTGA
- the uvrA gene encoding excinuclease ABC subunit UvrA, whose protein sequence is MAHDKIIIRGARQHNLKNISVEIPKNKLVVITGLSGSGKSTLAFDTIYAEGQRRYVESLSAYARQFLELMDKPDVDSIDGLSPAISIQQKTTSKNPRSTVGTVTEIYDYLRLLFARIGIPHCPRCGRRIASQSVDSITESVLKTAEGKSVMVLAPVVQAKKGTYEKLFDELKHEGYSRIRLDGEVTNLEEEDEKPKTPRLDKQKKHTIEVIVDRLKPSAEEKSRLFESVQSALKVGSGTVVVSVDGKDTMYSQKNACPHCEISIGDIEPRTFSFNSPFGACQGCNGLGIKIEFDPDLIIPDRQKSILEGAIRPWTGHFATFRASMLKDVGRKYGFDLAMPVSKMTQRQLNVILYGTDENIHFKYESKYSDSRWEYNGTFEGVIPNLERTYRQTESESKREDLMQFMRERPCERCSGRRLREEALAVKIGDRSIMQVCDLSIDACYNFFQKIELSETERYIARTILKEIMSRLEFLRNVGLNYLTLNRMSATLSGGESQRIRLATQIGSNLTGVLYVLDEPTIGLHQRDNARLIDTLKKLRDLDNTLVVVEHDEEVIRSSDWIIDIGPGAGIHGGQIVASGTLADIVASCDSITGAFLRGEQTAAHMHERKKPGKWLAVHGAQENNLKNIDVRFPLGCMSVVTGVSGSGKSTLVNDILFKALAGHFFGAKDRPGKHGSISGLEHADKVIGIDQSPIGRTPRSNAATYVNAFTPIRELFARTPHAREMGYTAGRFSFNVSEGRCEACEGGGVKKIEMQFLPDVYVTCDECKGRRYNSETLLIKYKGKTISDVLDMTIEEALSFFSNIPAITKKLQTLNDVGLGYLRLGQPATTMSGGEAQRIKLAAELSRRDTGKTVYILDEPTTGLHFADVSKLLHVLKRLVELGNTAIIIEHNLDVIASADWIVDLGPEGGEGGGTIVAEGTPEQVSENAASYTGQYLKQKLAMDQRLVRRK, encoded by the coding sequence ATGGCGCACGACAAGATAATCATCAGGGGCGCAAGGCAGCACAACCTGAAGAACATAAGCGTCGAGATCCCAAAGAACAAGCTTGTCGTGATTACAGGGCTGTCAGGCTCGGGGAAATCGACGCTTGCGTTTGACACGATATACGCGGAGGGCCAGCGCAGGTACGTCGAATCATTGTCGGCGTACGCAAGGCAGTTTCTGGAGCTCATGGACAAGCCCGACGTCGACTCGATAGACGGGCTTTCGCCGGCGATATCCATCCAGCAAAAGACCACCAGCAAGAACCCGCGCTCGACAGTCGGCACCGTGACAGAGATCTACGACTATTTGCGCCTGCTTTTTGCAAGGATCGGCATCCCGCACTGCCCCAGGTGCGGCAGGCGCATTGCAAGCCAGTCCGTTGACTCGATCACAGAGTCGGTGCTAAAGACGGCGGAAGGCAAGAGCGTGATGGTGCTTGCGCCCGTCGTGCAGGCAAAAAAGGGCACGTACGAAAAGCTGTTCGACGAGCTAAAGCATGAAGGCTACTCCCGCATAAGGCTTGACGGCGAGGTGACAAACCTCGAGGAAGAGGATGAAAAACCCAAGACGCCGAGGCTTGACAAGCAGAAAAAGCACACGATAGAGGTAATAGTCGACAGGCTAAAGCCGTCAGCTGAAGAAAAAAGCAGGCTCTTTGAATCAGTCCAGTCGGCGCTAAAAGTAGGAAGTGGCACTGTAGTCGTGTCGGTGGACGGCAAGGACACGATGTACTCGCAGAAAAACGCGTGCCCCCACTGCGAGATAAGCATAGGCGACATCGAGCCCCGCACGTTTTCGTTCAACTCGCCCTTTGGCGCCTGCCAGGGCTGCAACGGCCTTGGCATAAAAATCGAGTTTGACCCCGACCTGATAATACCAGACAGGCAAAAGAGCATCCTTGAGGGCGCAATAAGGCCGTGGACGGGGCACTTTGCCACTTTCCGCGCGTCGATGCTAAAGGACGTGGGCAGGAAATACGGCTTTGACCTTGCCATGCCTGTTTCCAAGATGACGCAGAGGCAGCTCAACGTCATCCTGTACGGCACCGACGAGAACATACACTTCAAGTACGAGTCAAAGTATTCCGACAGCCGCTGGGAATACAACGGCACGTTTGAGGGCGTGATCCCAAACCTGGAGCGGACGTACAGGCAGACCGAGTCTGAGAGCAAGCGCGAAGACCTCATGCAGTTTATGCGCGAGCGGCCCTGCGAGCGCTGCAGCGGCAGGCGCCTGCGGGAAGAGGCGCTTGCAGTCAAGATAGGAGACAGGTCGATAATGCAGGTCTGCGACCTGTCCATTGACGCCTGCTACAATTTCTTCCAGAAAATAGAGCTGTCAGAGACAGAGCGCTACATCGCCCGGACGATACTGAAGGAGATAATGTCCAGGCTAGAGTTTTTGAGAAACGTCGGCCTCAACTACCTCACGCTCAACAGGATGAGCGCGACCCTCTCCGGCGGCGAATCGCAGAGGATCAGGCTTGCGACGCAGATAGGCTCTAACCTCACCGGCGTCCTGTACGTCCTTGACGAGCCGACAATCGGCCTGCACCAGCGCGATAATGCACGGCTGATTGATACGCTAAAGAAACTTCGCGACCTTGACAACACGCTTGTTGTAGTCGAGCACGACGAGGAGGTGATACGCAGTTCAGACTGGATAATAGACATCGGCCCGGGGGCAGGAATACACGGCGGCCAGATAGTCGCGTCAGGCACCCTTGCGGACATTGTTGCTAGTTGCGATTCCATCACCGGCGCGTTTCTGCGCGGCGAGCAGACTGCGGCGCACATGCACGAGCGCAAAAAGCCAGGCAAGTGGCTTGCCGTGCACGGCGCGCAGGAAAACAACCTGAAAAACATCGACGTCAGGTTCCCGCTTGGCTGCATGTCAGTAGTCACCGGCGTCTCTGGCTCTGGCAAGTCGACGCTTGTAAACGACATACTGTTCAAGGCCCTTGCAGGCCACTTTTTTGGCGCAAAAGACAGGCCCGGCAAGCACGGCAGCATTTCCGGCCTAGAGCACGCCGACAAGGTGATAGGAATCGACCAGTCGCCCATTGGCAGGACTCCCAGGTCCAACGCCGCGACATACGTCAACGCCTTTACGCCGATACGCGAGCTGTTTGCCAGGACGCCGCACGCCCGGGAGATGGGCTACACCGCCGGCAGGTTCTCGTTCAACGTGTCAGAAGGCAGGTGCGAGGCGTGCGAGGGCGGCGGCGTCAAAAAGATAGAGATGCAGTTCCTGCCCGACGTCTATGTCACCTGCGACGAGTGCAAGGGCAGGCGCTACAACTCGGAGACTCTATTGATAAAATACAAGGGCAAGACGATTTCTGACGTCCTTGACATGACGATAGAAGAGGCCCTGTCGTTCTTTTCAAACATACCTGCAATAACAAAAAAGCTGCAGACGCTAAACGACGTTGGCCTTGGCTACCTGCGCCTTGGCCAGCCGGCGACCACGATGTCCGGAGGAGAGGCTCAGAGGATCAAGCTTGCGGCAGAACTGTCAAGGCGCGACACGGGCAAGACAGTATACATCCTTGACGAGCCGACCACCGGCCTGCACTTTGCAGACGTGAGCAAGCTGTTGCACGTGCTAAAGAGGCTGGTAGAACTTGGCAACACGGCCATCATAATCGAGCACAACCTAGACGTCATTGCCTCAGCAGACTGGATAGTGGACCTCGGGCCCGAGGGAGGAGAAGGCGGAGGCACAATCGTGGCCGAAGGCACGCCCGAGCAGGTCAGCGAAAACGCCGCAAGCTACACCGGCCAGTACCTGAAGCAGAAACTTGCAATGGACCAGAGGCTGGTGCGGCGCAAGTAA
- the uvrC gene encoding excinuclease ABC subunit UvrC codes for MTMITTATLREKRIPKNPGVYLMKDAKGQIIYIGKAKDLSKRVTSYFTKRDHNGKTARLVQEIADIEFMVTDNEIEAFLLESNLIKRYRPVFNIELKDNSRYSYLKITDEQFPRLLVARRNRNGEFSGPRGRIYGPFVRGSSKYLTAGLLRKLFKVRVCTRLPKVPCLQYFIKNCDAPCIANVTREKYMEGIDALRQILEGKSSVERFAQEMEVEMKRASDIGDYERAREIRDTLYRLSDLRIRQKMEKANKRPHEEYVGIVRDKKKGVAHVMALKRTHGVISDRRKFEFDIVADNSFSSFLLQYYSSAPAIPQMIFTSEEPEEKGVLLMSLEKLAGHPVKIAAAGNSGERRQLVDLIMKNLSMYVERGYAPAVVELKQALALSVMPETIDCFDVSNLGTDIAVGSSVRFVNGRPHKGGYRKFRIETVSGQNDFAMIAELVRRRYKDAKDLPDLVVIDGGRGQLGAATSALASTGLIVPCIGLAKENEEIHVQGAKEPIVLPRRSAALRMLQHARDEAHRFGLAYNKNLRRLTRP; via the coding sequence ATGACGATGATAACCACAGCAACCCTTCGGGAAAAGCGCATCCCAAAAAACCCGGGCGTCTACCTGATGAAGGACGCAAAGGGCCAGATAATCTATATCGGCAAGGCAAAAGACCTGAGCAAGCGCGTCACTTCTTACTTTACAAAGCGCGACCACAACGGCAAGACCGCAAGGCTCGTGCAGGAAATAGCAGACATTGAGTTCATGGTCACCGACAACGAGATCGAGGCTTTCCTGCTAGAGTCCAACCTGATAAAGCGCTACCGGCCGGTGTTCAACATCGAGCTCAAGGACAACAGCCGCTATTCGTACCTAAAGATAACCGACGAGCAGTTTCCCCGGCTCCTTGTCGCGCGCCGGAACAGAAACGGCGAGTTCTCCGGCCCAAGGGGGAGGATTTACGGCCCGTTTGTGCGCGGCAGCTCAAAATACCTGACGGCAGGGCTCCTGCGCAAGCTGTTCAAGGTCAGGGTGTGCACCCGCCTGCCAAAGGTGCCCTGCTTGCAGTATTTCATCAAGAACTGCGACGCGCCCTGCATCGCAAACGTGACGCGGGAAAAATACATGGAAGGGATTGACGCGCTGCGCCAAATACTTGAAGGCAAGAGCAGCGTCGAGCGCTTTGCCCAGGAAATGGAGGTGGAGATGAAGCGCGCGTCTGACATTGGCGATTACGAGCGCGCTAGGGAGATCCGCGACACGCTCTATCGCCTGAGCGACCTGCGCATAAGGCAAAAGATGGAGAAGGCGAACAAGAGGCCCCACGAAGAGTACGTCGGGATTGTGCGCGACAAGAAAAAGGGCGTGGCGCACGTCATGGCGCTCAAGCGCACCCACGGCGTCATAAGCGACCGGAGGAAGTTCGAGTTTGATATTGTGGCAGACAACTCGTTTTCGTCGTTTCTTCTGCAGTACTATTCATCGGCGCCGGCAATCCCGCAGATGATATTCACCAGCGAAGAGCCTGAGGAAAAGGGCGTGCTCTTGATGTCGCTTGAAAAGCTTGCAGGGCACCCGGTAAAGATAGCGGCCGCCGGCAACTCTGGCGAGAGGCGCCAGCTTGTCGACCTGATTATGAAAAACCTGTCAATGTACGTCGAGCGGGGCTACGCGCCGGCGGTCGTGGAACTGAAACAGGCGCTTGCGCTTTCCGTCATGCCAGAGACAATCGACTGCTTTGACGTCTCTAACCTTGGCACGGACATTGCGGTTGGCTCTAGCGTGCGTTTTGTAAACGGCAGGCCGCACAAGGGGGGCTACCGCAAGTTCAGGATAGAGACTGTTTCAGGCCAGAACGACTTTGCGATGATTGCCGAACTTGTAAGGCGCCGGTACAAGGACGCAAAGGACCTGCCCGACCTCGTGGTAATAGACGGCGGCAGGGGCCAGCTTGGGGCGGCCACCTCTGCGCTTGCCTCGACGGGCCTCATCGTGCCGTGCATTGGCCTTGCCAAGGAAAACGAGGAGATCCACGTGCAGGGAGCAAAGGAGCCAATAGTTCTGCCGAGGAGGAGCGCGGCGCTGAGAATGCTGCAGCATGCGCGTGACGAGGCGCACAGGTTCGGCCTTGCGTACAACAAGAACCTGCGAAGGCTCACTCGACCTTGA
- a CDS encoding Rossmann-fold NAD(P)-binding domain-containing protein: MLIVGVPREIKDHENRVALTPRSVASLVASGIKVSVERGAGAKSGFSDAEYVSAGAQVAGDAGELYSRADLVVKVKEIQVGKGEHAHISQRHVIFGYNHFESSRELTNAAVRSGATFISFEKVIDGNGQTPLLMPMSRIAGTLAGVWSGFFHNYAFRHDRSLRMKAGADQVKTKFIEDFELIAEGKIDGALASGLSLHDRQAIIFGGGTAGEMAARVCHALGAKLTIVEKRDSRRKYLHELGLGRCSVVASADYDAIKGASAIIGATYDKEKADRMIDETTLKNASEVRKKVIIDISIDQGGNFPFVDSTGRYAPESMGTIMSPAQIDYFGNVFVRVPNMPSIVPRYASMALSNAITDYVRAIATSQARPELVRATSIAKGKVLDEAVARAHSHAKAF, translated from the coding sequence TTGTTGATAGTAGGCGTCCCGAGGGAGATAAAAGATCATGAAAACAGGGTCGCGCTCACCCCGCGCTCTGTCGCGTCGCTGGTCGCGTCAGGGATCAAGGTGTCAGTCGAGCGCGGCGCGGGAGCCAAGAGCGGCTTTTCAGATGCCGAGTATGTTTCTGCTGGTGCGCAGGTTGCAGGCGACGCCGGCGAGCTGTACTCAAGGGCAGACCTAGTGGTCAAGGTAAAAGAGATCCAGGTCGGCAAGGGCGAGCACGCGCACATTTCGCAGAGGCACGTGATTTTTGGCTACAACCACTTTGAGTCAAGCCGCGAGCTGACCAACGCCGCGGTGAGATCAGGCGCCACGTTCATCTCGTTTGAGAAGGTAATAGACGGAAACGGCCAGACGCCTCTTTTGATGCCCATGAGCAGGATCGCCGGGACCCTTGCCGGCGTGTGGTCAGGGTTTTTCCACAACTATGCGTTCAGGCACGACAGGTCGCTACGCATGAAGGCGGGTGCAGACCAGGTCAAAACAAAATTCATCGAAGACTTTGAGCTCATCGCAGAGGGCAAGATCGACGGCGCGCTGGCAAGCGGCCTGTCGCTGCATGACAGGCAGGCGATAATATTTGGAGGCGGAACAGCTGGCGAGATGGCTGCGCGGGTCTGCCATGCGCTTGGGGCGAAACTCACGATAGTGGAAAAGAGGGACAGCCGCAGAAAATACCTGCACGAGCTTGGCCTTGGCAGGTGCTCGGTAGTGGCAAGCGCCGACTATGACGCAATAAAGGGGGCAAGCGCGATAATCGGCGCGACGTACGACAAGGAAAAGGCAGACAGGATGATTGACGAAACGACGCTAAAGAACGCGTCTGAGGTACGCAAGAAGGTGATAATCGACATTTCCATAGATCAGGGAGGAAACTTTCCCTTTGTCGACTCGACCGGCAGGTACGCGCCTGAAAGCATGGGCACCATAATGTCGCCGGCGCAGATAGACTATTTTGGCAACGTCTTTGTGCGCGTCCCAAACATGCCGTCCATCGTCCCCCGCTATGCGTCAATGGCGCTGTCAAACGCGATAACCGACTACGTCAGGGCCATTGCCACCAGCCAGGCCAGGCCGGAGCTTGTACGGGCCACAAGCATAGCAAAAGGCAAGGTGCTTGACGAGGCAGTCGCAAGGGCCCACAGCCATGCAAAGGCCTTTTAG
- a CDS encoding cupredoxin domain-containing protein has product MTAFIVAVAVSLAYYQYVYVPEANRTPYVPPEVRNPEQTIPVTIVKDAGLESNPKNYVPNDVRAVLGLSNKVTWINQDPNFHTVTSDDGYVDAISGKFDSQAHLDETFNGFIAGGGSWSFTFTKAGDYAYHCVPHPFMQGVIRVVENFA; this is encoded by the coding sequence ATGACTGCGTTCATTGTTGCCGTGGCTGTCAGCCTGGCATACTACCAGTACGTGTACGTGCCAGAAGCCAACAGGACGCCTTATGTCCCGCCAGAAGTACGAAACCCAGAGCAAACCATCCCGGTCACCATCGTAAAGGACGCAGGCTTGGAGTCAAACCCCAAGAACTATGTCCCAAACGATGTGCGCGCCGTTCTCGGGCTGTCAAATAAAGTGACCTGGATAAACCAGGATCCTAATTTTCATACCGTGACAAGTGATGATGGCTATGTCGATGCCATAAGCGGCAAGTTCGATTCACAGGCGCACCTTGACGAGACTTTTAACGGCTTCATTGCCGGGGGTGGCTCGTGGTCATTCACGTTTACAAAAGCCGGAGATTACGCCTATCACTGCGTCCCGCATCCTTTCATGCAGGGCGTGATCCGCGTCGTGGAAAACTTTGCCTAG